A DNA window from Helianthus annuus cultivar XRQ/B chromosome 15, HanXRQr2.0-SUNRISE, whole genome shotgun sequence contains the following coding sequences:
- the LOC110913747 gene encoding uncharacterized protein LOC110913747, which translates to MGSPSEESFTEIYRRYFSPDEDAAEEEAVTSASGCFNDINTLEASPLIEGYISGTIPKAGFHANGNDYEHGYYLGDGIYPEYSIIVKTFSETFDEKRKYFKKLQESSRKDIERCFGVIQQRWHFIRNPCRMWHKDKIRMAMYACIILHNMIIEDDGKAICQNYIPEDLVELPQATTEERLANAQLLRSREIHNTLKADLVEHAWAIRPIRSNNDDDEDSEEEVGEEFEDGNFEDVGLDAGENEEEEGENEDDTEE; encoded by the exons ATGGGTTCCCCGTCGGAAGAGTCTTTCACCGAAATTTACCGAAGATATTTTTCGCCCGACGAAGACGCGGCCGAGGAagaagcggttacgagtgcat CCGGGTGTTTTAACGATATTAATACGTTAGAGGCTTCACCATTAATCGAGGGCTACATTTCTGGAACTATACCAAAGGCCGGTTTCCATGCAAACGGGAACGATTACGAGCATGGCTACTACTTGGGCGATGGTATCTACCCCGAGTATTCGATTATTGTTAAAACGTTTTCTGAAACTTTCGATGAAAAAAGaaagtattttaaaaaattacaagagtCTTCGAGAAAGGACATCGAGAGGTGTTTTGGGGTTATACAGCAACGATGGCATTTTATCAGGAATCCTTGTCGCATGTGGCATAAGGATAAAATACGAATGGCCATGTATGCTTGCATCATTTTGCATAATATGATCATTGAGGATGATGGAAAAGCGATATGCCAAAACTATATTCCCGAAGATTTGGTCGAACTACCCCAAGCGACAACGGAAGAGAGACTCGCAAATGCTCAACTACTCCGATCTAGAGAAATACATAACACGTTGAAGGCGGATTTGGTTGAGCATGCTTGGGCGATTCGCCCAATTCGATCAAACAATGATGACGACGAAGATTCCGAGGAAGAAGTGGGGGAGGAATTCGAAGACGGGAACTTTGAAGACGTAGGTTTAGATGCTGGagaaaacgaagaggaagaaggagagaacgAAGATGACACCGaagaataa